One region of Zingiber officinale cultivar Zhangliang chromosome 7B, Zo_v1.1, whole genome shotgun sequence genomic DNA includes:
- the LOC122004353 gene encoding uncharacterized protein LOC122004353 gives PISPSPRSPLHLSFLPALDKLGRICHVYLTPDHAMFLHNLLGGGGVQSVAQFDKDVLFRDYRISSQNAARIAFAVDASLLHRALRSALTIQEQARDETAAIQIKLVKKLPAGSRNPAPFLTFETKGRVSAVVQDVPISKPLSRSDVLQIQSALDASQDLPQTLVQVPDLTQLQSLVDRLKYVGDVLTVSIAQYGDLHLQVSTSLVTVGSELRKLRVLGVRGTRSNVFLLHPSFVD, from the exons CCGATTTCACCATCACCGCGATCTCCTCTTCATTTGA GTTTCCTCCCCGCTCTCGACAAGCTCGGCCGGATCTGCCATGTCTACCTCACACCCGACCACGCCATGTTCCTCCACAACCTCCTCGGCGGCGGTGGAGTCCAGTCCGTCGCCCAGTTCGACAAGGACGTCCTCTTCCGCGACTATCGCATCTCCAGCCAGAACGCCGCCCGGATCGCCTTTGCAGTGGACGCCTCCCTCCTTCACCGTGCCCTCCGCAGTGCCCTCACCATCCAGGAGCAGGCCCGCGACGAGACCGCCGCCATCCAGATCAAGCTCGTCAAGAAGCTCCCCGCCGGCTCCCGCAACCCTGCCCCCTTTCTCACCTTTGAGACCAAAGGGAGGGTTTCCGCCGTTGTGCAGGACGTGCCCATCTCCAAGCCCCTTTCCCGGTCCGACGTGCTTCAGATCCAGTCGGCCTTGGATGCTTCTCAAGATCTGCCTCAG ACTTTGGTTCAGGTCCCTGATCTCACTCAGCTCCAAAGCTTGGTGGACCGTCTCAAGTATGTCGGTGATGTTCTCACTGTCTCAATCGCACAGTATGGAGATCTTCACCTGCAGGTTTCTACTTCCCTTGTCACAGTTGGGTCTGAATTAAGGAAACTGAGAGTCCTAGGTGTTCGAGGTACTCGCTCAAATgtcttccttcttcatccatcttTTGTTGATTAG